A section of the Amblyomma americanum isolate KBUSLIRL-KWMA chromosome 2, ASM5285725v1, whole genome shotgun sequence genome encodes:
- the LOC144119831 gene encoding uncharacterized protein LOC144119831 produces MDAVRVLAQARKKIKKIKESRRDVGIWKQLMLWNLLQNWSWLSPSESEEVGGGKEKGGPKASDKKSATRNPSNKERKATKRLREEYEDEPWPTKKFQPNQTSGDGEEAGPSGLCKGTAGADPLNIKLTRADSPNGKKEKEQRPAEEKPED; encoded by the exons ATGGACGCGGTCAGGGTTTTGGCCCAAGCcaggaagaaaataaagaagatCAAGGAGAGCCGCAGAGACGTGGGCATCTGGAAACAACTGATGCTGTGGAACCTTCTCCAAAATTGGTCGTGGTTGAGCCCTAGCGAATCAGAAGAGGTTGgaggaggcaaggaaaagggtGGGCCCAAAGCCAGCGACAAGAAATCTGCCACCCGCAACCCGTCCAACAAGGAACGCAAGGCTACCAAAAGACTCCGAGAGGAATATGAAG ATGAGCCTTGGCCGACCAAGAAGTTCCAGCCAAACCAAACATCCGGAGACGGCGAGGAGGCCGGCCCATCGGGATTGTGTAAAGGCACTGCAGGCGCAGATCCTCTCAATATAAAGCTGACCAGGGCTGACTCGCCgaacggaaaaaaagaaaaggagcaacGCCCCGCCGAAGAGAAGCCCGAGGACTAG